In Paenibacillus sonchi, the genomic stretch ACAGCTCTCATCAGTTCGAGAGCGATCCTGCGCGCATCTCCACCATTATCGGCAAACGGGTGCCGAACACGGTCATCATCGGCCTGCGCAAAAAAGGTGTGATGCACCAGCTTGAGAACACCGCGCATCCCATCCGCATCCCGGCGGTCATGGAAGTGGGGCTGGGTCCAAGGCTGGCGATGTGCATCCGGCATCATCAGGAGATCCTCGGCTATATCTGGGTCGTGGACAGAGGCAATCTGGCCGAGGGACATGCCGAGCGCGTGGTCGAGAAGGCTGCCGGGATTGCCGGCCGCTACCTGCTGAAGCAGCGCGGCTGGAAGATCAGGCAGGAGAAGGCGCATGAGGATTTTTTCTGGAAGCTGCTGACCTCCCACTACGAAACGGAGCCGCGTATCCGCCAGGAGGCTGAAGGCTTCTCGATCCTTTTGCCGGAGAGCTATTATATCGGGGTGCTGGAGAGTGACAAGACCATCGACGAACGTTTCATACAGCGTTTCCGCCAGCTGGCGGAAACGGATGCCAACCAGCGGCTGCTGTTTCTGACCGCCGAGCATAACCGGCTGATTCTCCTGTTCTCCTTTGTGTTCCCGGTGGAGGAGCCGGAGCTGCTGTCTTCGTTCGTACACAAGCTGATTCAAGAGCTTGGCCAAAGCGAAAGCTGTGTTCTGACGGCGGGCTGCAGTCCCGGCTACCGGGAATACCTCTCTGCTGCCGCTGCATACCGGGAAGCTCTGACCATCCTGGAGGTCAAAAAACTGCTGCCCTATCATGCCCGCCACCTGCTGCTGTATGAGGAAATCGGTTTTTGGGCGTACATTCCGGCTATAATGGAGCAGAAGCGGAGCCGGACGCGCAAAAGCCGGCTGCTCTATCCGCTGAAAGCGCATGACCGCGAGCATAAAAGCGATTTTCTCAAAACCATCGCTGTGTATCTGACGCTGAACGGCAATCTCAAGGAAGCTGCGGCCTTTCTGCATATCCACACCAACACTTTGATGTACCGGCTGAACCGGATTGCTGAGATTACGGGCCGGAGCCTCAAGGAAACCGATTACCGCACCTCGGTC encodes the following:
- a CDS encoding PucR family transcriptional regulator, producing the protein MTDSEPSFDRFFDSMESLADTLSESLQSQVTIEDSNHHVIGYSSHQFESDPARISTIIGKRVPNTVIIGLRKKGVMHQLENTAHPIRIPAVMEVGLGPRLAMCIRHHQEILGYIWVVDRGNLAEGHAERVVEKAAGIAGRYLLKQRGWKIRQEKAHEDFFWKLLTSHYETEPRIRQEAEGFSILLPESYYIGVLESDKTIDERFIQRFRQLAETDANQRLLFLTAEHNRLILLFSFVFPVEEPELLSSFVHKLIQELGQSESCVLTAGCSPGYREYLSAAAAYREALTILEVKKLLPYHARHLLLYEEIGFWAYIPAIMEQKRSRTRKSRLLYPLKAHDREHKSDFLKTIAVYLTLNGNLKEAAAFLHIHTNTLMYRLNRIAEITGRSLKETDYRTSVYLDILTEETAQLNGWFQEGK